One genomic region from Candidatus Omnitrophota bacterium encodes:
- the fabZ gene encoding 3-hydroxyacyl-ACP dehydratase FabZ — MGIEELDIKGKVLDVSMIQKIIPHRYPFLLVDRIIECTDQKVVGIKNVTINEPFFQGHFPGKPIMPGVLIIEAMAQTGGVGALNIKDNLGKLAFFMSISEAKFRKPVVPGDQLVMEIDILKTKLSMMKARGVAKVDGEVVAEAEFMFAFVTPNE, encoded by the coding sequence ATGGGAATCGAAGAACTGGATATAAAAGGTAAGGTGTTGGATGTAAGCATGATACAGAAGATAATACCTCATAGATATCCATTTTTATTGGTGGATAGGATAATCGAATGCACCGACCAAAAGGTCGTGGGCATAAAGAATGTTACGATAAATGAGCCGTTCTTCCAGGGGCATTTCCCGGGCAAGCCTATTATGCCGGGAGTCCTCATAATAGAAGCGATGGCGCAGACCGGTGGAGTGGGCGCTTTGAACATAAAGGATAACCTTGGAAAGCTTGCGTTCTTTATGAGTATAAGCGAGGCCAAGTTTCGCAAGCCCGTAGTGCCGGGCGATCAGTTGGTGATGGAGATAGATATACTGAAGACAAAATTGAGCATGATGAAGGCACGCGGCGTGGCAAAAGTTGATGGAGAAGTTGTGGCGGAAGCGGAATTTATGTTCGCCTTTGTCACTCCAAACGAATAA
- the lpxC gene encoding UDP-3-O-acyl-N-acetylglucosamine deacetylase, whose product MTKQKTIRSSVSIEGIGLQTGSKTNLKFNSAPADSGINFIRIDLPGKPNININTLSLDDSSFKKRRTTLKAGLAQIQTTEHLLSAVFALGINNINIEVDGSELPGLDGSALGYVDALERAGIIEQDAPAKELVIKDAVKCIGRDGSSLEAVPYDGFKISYHLSYPVKSIGKQFLSIEIDADSFKNQIAPARTFCMKKEAILLRMLGFGKGANSNNTLIMGKSGPMKNRLRFPDECVRHKILDLIGDLSLVGMNLKTHIVAVKSGHRLNMDLVKKLKKL is encoded by the coding sequence ATGACAAAGCAAAAGACGATTCGATCTTCCGTCTCGATCGAAGGTATCGGGCTCCAGACGGGCTCGAAAACAAACCTTAAGTTTAATAGCGCTCCCGCTGATAGCGGGATAAATTTTATAAGGATAGATCTGCCGGGCAAGCCCAATATAAACATAAATACGCTCTCTTTGGATGACAGTAGCTTTAAGAAACGCAGGACGACATTAAAGGCAGGCTTAGCCCAGATACAGACCACCGAACACCTTTTATCGGCGGTTTTTGCGCTTGGAATAAATAATATAAATATAGAAGTAGACGGAAGCGAATTGCCGGGTTTGGACGGAAGCGCTTTAGGATATGTGGATGCTTTGGAGCGTGCCGGTATAATTGAACAGGACGCTCCGGCGAAAGAACTTGTTATTAAAGATGCGGTAAAGTGCATCGGAAGAGACGGGTCCTCATTGGAGGCAGTTCCGTATGATGGATTTAAGATATCATATCATCTCTCATATCCTGTGAAAAGCATCGGTAAGCAGTTTCTTAGTATCGAGATAGATGCAGATAGTTTTAAAAATCAGATAGCGCCTGCCCGCACTTTTTGTATGAAAAAAGAGGCCATCCTATTAAGGATGCTGGGTTTTGGGAAGGGCGCGAATTCTAACAATACGCTTATAATGGGCAAATCCGGCCCAATGAAGAATAGACTACGGTTTCCCGACGAGTGCGTGCGGCATAAGATACTGGATTTAATCGGGGATTTAAGCCTTGTCGGTATGAACTTAAAGACGCACATAGTCGCGGTGAAGAGCGGCCATAGGCTAAATATGGATCTTGTAAAAAAATTAAAGAAGTTATAA